Proteins from one Streptomyces sp. NBC_00390 genomic window:
- a CDS encoding sigma-70 family RNA polymerase sigma factor produces the protein MRKDAAVADDRPQRARHRNDKARDTSMPDEELMRALYREHAGPLLAYVLRLVAGDRQRAEDVVQETLIRAWKNAGQLNRATGSVRPWLVTVARRIVIDGHRSRQARPQEVDPSPLEVMPAEDEIDKALWLMTLSDALDDLTPAHREVLVETYFKGRTVNEAAETLGIPSGTVRSRVFYALRSMKLALEERGVSA, from the coding sequence GTGCGCAAGGATGCCGCCGTGGCCGATGACCGTCCGCAACGGGCCCGCCATCGCAACGACAAGGCACGCGACACCTCCATGCCCGACGAGGAGTTGATGCGTGCCCTCTATCGCGAACATGCCGGACCGTTGCTCGCCTATGTACTGCGTCTTGTTGCCGGCGATCGCCAGCGCGCGGAAGACGTCGTACAGGAGACGCTCATCCGTGCCTGGAAGAATGCCGGCCAGCTCAACCGTGCGACCGGCTCTGTCCGACCCTGGCTGGTGACGGTCGCCCGGCGCATCGTCATCGACGGTCACCGCAGCCGGCAGGCCCGGCCGCAGGAGGTCGATCCGTCGCCGCTTGAGGTCATGCCCGCGGAGGACGAGATCGACAAGGCGTTGTGGCTGATGACGCTATCGGATGCGCTCGATGATTTGACGCCCGCCCACAGGGAAGTCCTTGTCGAGACGTACTTCAAGGGGCGCACGGTCAATGAGGCGGCCGAGACACTCGGCATACCCAGCGGGACCGTGCGGTCCCGGGTGTTCTATGCGCTCCGTTCCATGAAGCTCGCTCTGGAGGAAAGGGGGGTCTCGGCATGA
- a CDS encoding zf-HC2 domain-containing protein, whose product MTMYEQESVHDAVGAYVLGVLDEADASAFEAHLAGCDICAAHLEEFSGIEPMLAMLAEAPAPAPPQSNVYNLPGMRSAPPPTRPVPVVPSPPSPKLLGGLLNEVAAKRAQKRRRGMYLVAAAAALIIGGPTAAVMATGNDAGSNQAAPDPHPTSPAEDAFFNHMEEKVQATDATTKVNAVVGMEKKPYGTHAVLQLKGVKGPLKCNLIAVSNTGEEEVVTSWSVPKWGYGIPDSPEEAGRKPLYVHGGAAMDRDDIDHFEIRTFDGERLVEVDA is encoded by the coding sequence ATGACCATGTATGAGCAGGAGTCCGTGCACGACGCCGTCGGCGCATACGTGCTCGGCGTGCTCGACGAAGCGGACGCCTCCGCCTTCGAGGCGCATCTGGCGGGCTGCGACATCTGCGCCGCCCACCTCGAGGAGTTCTCCGGCATCGAGCCGATGCTGGCGATGCTGGCCGAGGCACCCGCCCCCGCGCCGCCGCAGAGCAATGTCTACAACCTCCCCGGCATGCGCTCGGCACCCCCACCGACACGGCCTGTGCCCGTGGTCCCTTCCCCGCCCAGCCCCAAGCTGCTCGGCGGGCTCCTGAACGAGGTGGCCGCGAAGCGTGCGCAGAAGCGCCGGCGCGGGATGTACCTGGTCGCGGCGGCGGCCGCACTGATCATCGGCGGCCCGACCGCCGCGGTCATGGCCACGGGGAACGACGCGGGCAGCAACCAGGCGGCCCCCGACCCGCACCCCACCAGCCCCGCCGAGGACGCCTTCTTCAACCACATGGAGGAGAAGGTGCAGGCCACGGACGCGACGACCAAGGTCAACGCGGTCGTCGGCATGGAGAAAAAGCCCTACGGCACCCACGCGGTCCTGCAGCTGAAGGGCGTCAAGGGCCCCCTGAAGTGCAACCTCATCGCGGTCTCCAACACCGGCGAGGAGGAGGTTGTCACCTCCTGGTCGGTACCCAAGTGGGGATACGGCATCCCGGACAGCCCTGAAGAGGCCGGGAGAAAGCCGCTGTACGTGCACGGCGGAGCCGCGATGGACCGCGACGACATCGATCACTTCGAGATCCGGACCTTCGACGGCGAGCGACTGGTGGAGGTCGACGCCTGA
- a CDS encoding HelD family protein, protein MAAQDAAVNSVIGSTADTVRDREIGVEQEHLDRVYRRLEEKIHEAEFLMHDAAQRGQVGTPGALAERDAQVFRAGIHLNRLNSEFEDFLFGRIDLLYGKDGKKGPDGAYTSVEPADDAVRPDNTAEIGETLHIGRIGVLDSDYAPMVIDWRAPAAAPFYRSTPVDPGRVVRRRVIRSKGRKVLGVEDDLMRPELTATLDGAELPVIGDGALMAALGQARSHTMRDIVASIQAEQDLVIRAPAASVAQVEGGPGTGKTAVALHRAAYLLYQDRRRYAGGILIVSPTPLLVAYTEGVLPSLGEEGQVAIRALGSLVDGVEATTYDDSAVARVKGSSRMLKVLRKAARGALELPGGGARGAAAAGRGGQLAFGEDDAAQAVPAESPTRLRVVAFGRRLELEADELQRIRHNVLGGTAPVNLLRPRARRLLLDALYAKSGATGRAASSSYTDPELAAELRSSFDEDVTSEDSFIEFLDAWWPELTPRAVLSAMADERRLGRWARRVLNPGEVRRLARSLRRDALSVHDVALLDELQAQLGTPARPRKKRELDPLDHLTGLEELMPQREETQRERQERLAAERTEYAHVIVDEAQDLTPMQWRMVGRRGRHATWTVVGDPAQSSWPSPDEAAEARDEALGTRPRRRFELTVNYRNPAEIAELSAKVLKLAMPGMRAPSAVRSTGVLPRFAAVPEGSDLARTVRAEAQRLLDEVEGTVGVVVAMNRREQAARWLAGLGERVVVLGSLEAKGLEYDATVVASPAEIAGGSSRDGVFGGESAAGLRVLYVALTRATQQLTVVSGPRDKPDENGVPDLLRD, encoded by the coding sequence GTGGCCGCGCAGGATGCCGCTGTGAATTCCGTGATCGGTTCGACCGCCGACACGGTGCGAGACCGCGAGATCGGTGTCGAACAGGAACATCTCGACAGGGTGTACCGCCGCCTCGAGGAGAAGATCCACGAGGCGGAATTCCTGATGCACGACGCCGCCCAGCGCGGTCAGGTCGGCACCCCCGGCGCACTCGCCGAGCGGGACGCCCAGGTCTTCCGAGCGGGCATCCACCTCAACCGTCTCAACAGCGAGTTCGAGGACTTCCTCTTCGGCCGTATCGACCTGCTGTACGGCAAGGACGGCAAGAAGGGCCCCGACGGCGCGTACACCTCCGTCGAGCCCGCCGACGACGCCGTACGGCCGGACAACACCGCCGAGATCGGCGAGACCCTGCACATCGGCCGGATCGGCGTCCTCGACTCCGACTACGCGCCCATGGTCATCGACTGGCGCGCCCCCGCCGCTGCCCCGTTCTACCGCTCGACCCCGGTCGACCCCGGACGGGTGGTGCGCCGCCGGGTCATCCGTTCCAAGGGGCGCAAGGTCCTCGGTGTCGAGGACGACCTGATGCGTCCGGAGCTGACCGCCACCCTGGACGGCGCCGAGCTCCCGGTCATCGGCGACGGTGCCCTGATGGCGGCGCTCGGCCAGGCCCGCAGCCACACCATGCGTGACATCGTCGCCTCCATCCAGGCGGAGCAGGACCTGGTGATCCGCGCCCCCGCCGCGTCGGTCGCCCAGGTCGAGGGCGGCCCCGGTACGGGCAAGACGGCGGTCGCCCTGCACCGCGCGGCCTATCTGCTCTACCAGGACCGCCGGCGCTACGCGGGCGGCATTCTCATCGTCTCCCCGACCCCGCTGCTCGTCGCCTACACCGAGGGCGTGCTGCCGTCGCTCGGCGAGGAGGGCCAGGTCGCCATCCGCGCGCTCGGCTCGCTGGTCGACGGGGTGGAGGCCACGACGTACGACGATTCCGCGGTCGCCCGTGTCAAGGGGTCGTCGCGCATGCTCAAGGTGCTGCGCAAGGCCGCACGGGGCGCGCTGGAGCTTCCGGGCGGGGGCGCCAGGGGTGCGGCCGCCGCGGGGCGCGGCGGGCAGCTCGCGTTCGGCGAGGACGACGCGGCCCAGGCCGTACCCGCCGAGTCGCCCACCCGGCTGCGGGTGGTCGCCTTCGGGCGGCGGCTCGAGCTGGAGGCCGACGAGCTGCAGCGCATCCGGCACAACGTCCTCGGCGGGACCGCGCCCGTCAACCTGCTGCGCCCGCGCGCCCGGCGCCTGCTGCTGGACGCCCTGTACGCCAAGTCCGGTGCGACCGGCCGTGCTGCGTCCTCCTCCTACACGGACCCCGAGCTCGCCGCCGAGCTGCGCTCGTCCTTCGACGAGGACGTCACGAGCGAGGACAGCTTCATCGAGTTCCTCGACGCGTGGTGGCCGGAGCTCACCCCGCGCGCAGTGCTCTCCGCGATGGCCGACGAGCGGCGTCTCGGCCGCTGGGCGCGCCGGGTGCTCAACCCGGGCGAGGTGCGCCGACTCGCCAGGTCGCTGCGCCGCGACGCCCTGTCCGTGCACGATGTGGCGCTGCTCGACGAACTGCAGGCGCAGCTCGGCACCCCGGCCCGCCCCCGCAAGAAGCGCGAGCTCGACCCGCTGGACCACCTCACCGGTCTGGAGGAGCTCATGCCGCAGCGCGAGGAGACCCAGCGTGAGCGGCAGGAGCGGCTGGCGGCCGAGCGCACCGAGTACGCGCATGTCATCGTCGACGAGGCGCAGGATCTGACGCCGATGCAGTGGCGGATGGTCGGCCGCCGGGGCAGGCACGCCACCTGGACGGTCGTCGGGGACCCCGCCCAGTCGTCCTGGCCGTCCCCGGACGAGGCGGCCGAGGCCCGTGACGAGGCGCTCGGCACCCGGCCCCGGCGCCGCTTCGAGCTGACCGTCAACTACCGCAACCCGGCCGAGATCGCCGAGCTCTCGGCCAAGGTGCTCAAGCTCGCGATGCCCGGGATGCGCGCCCCGTCCGCCGTCCGCTCCACGGGCGTACTGCCGCGCTTCGCCGCCGTACCGGAGGGCAGCGACCTGGCCAGGACCGTGCGGGCCGAGGCACAGCGGCTGCTGGACGAGGTCGAGGGCACCGTCGGTGTCGTCGTCGCGATGAACCGGCGCGAGCAGGCGGCACGTTGGCTGGCGGGGCTCGGTGAGCGCGTGGTGGTGCTGGGGTCGCTGGAGGCCAAGGGCCTCGAGTACGACGCCACGGTGGTCGCCTCGCCGGCGGAGATCGCCGGGGGTTCCTCCCGGGACGGGGTCTTTGGGGGAGAGTCGGCCGCCGGGCTGCGGGTGCTCTACGTGGCGCTGACCCGGGCGACGCAGCAGCTCACGGTGGTCTCGGGCCCGCGCGACAAGCCGGACGAGAACGGGGTCCCGGACCTGCTGCGGGACTGA
- a CDS encoding NAD-dependent malic enzyme gives MATAPSVSYSMTVRLEVPASGTAVSQLTTAVESNGGSVTGLDVTASGHEKLRIDVTIAASSTAHADEIVEELRKIEGVVLGKVSDRTFLMHLGGKIEMQSKHPIRNRDDLSMIYTPGVARVCMAIAENPEDARRLTIKRNSVAVVTDGSAVLGLGNIGPKAALPVMEGKAALFKRFAGIDAWPLCLDTQDTDAIVEVVKAIAPGFAGINLEDISAPRCFEIEARLREALDIPVFHDDQHGTAIVVLAALTNALRVVGKAIEDVRVVMSGAGAAGTAILKLLIAAGVKHAVVADIHGVVHAGRADLVDAAPGTPLRWIADNTNPEGVTGTLKEAVAGADVFIGVSAPNVLGADDVAAMAEGAIVFALANPDPEIDPAIARQTAAVVATGRSDFPNQINNVLVFPGVFRGLLDAQSRTVNTEMMLAAATALADVVSEDELNPNYIVPSVFNDKVAGAVAGAVREAAKAAVAAVTGPTSA, from the coding sequence ATGGCAACGGCGCCCAGCGTCTCGTACTCGATGACGGTCCGGCTGGAGGTGCCCGCGAGCGGAACCGCGGTCTCCCAGCTCACCACGGCGGTGGAGTCCAACGGCGGCTCCGTGACCGGCCTCGACGTGACGGCATCCGGCCACGAGAAGCTGCGGATAGACGTCACGATCGCCGCCTCCTCCACCGCGCACGCCGACGAGATCGTCGAGGAGTTGCGCAAGATCGAGGGCGTCGTCCTCGGCAAGGTCTCCGACCGTACGTTCCTGATGCACCTCGGCGGCAAGATCGAGATGCAGTCCAAGCACCCCATCCGCAACCGTGACGATCTCTCGATGATCTACACCCCGGGTGTGGCCCGCGTCTGCATGGCCATCGCCGAGAATCCCGAGGACGCCCGCCGCCTCACCATCAAGCGCAATTCCGTTGCAGTGGTGACCGACGGCTCCGCCGTACTCGGCCTCGGCAACATCGGCCCCAAGGCCGCCCTGCCCGTCATGGAGGGCAAGGCGGCCCTCTTCAAGCGCTTCGCCGGCATCGACGCCTGGCCGCTGTGTCTGGACACCCAGGACACCGACGCCATCGTCGAGGTCGTCAAGGCGATCGCCCCCGGCTTCGCCGGCATCAATCTCGAGGACATCTCCGCACCCCGCTGCTTCGAGATCGAGGCGCGGCTGCGCGAGGCCCTGGACATCCCCGTCTTCCACGACGACCAGCACGGCACCGCGATCGTCGTGCTCGCCGCGCTGACCAACGCATTGCGCGTGGTGGGCAAGGCGATCGAGGACGTGCGGGTGGTCATGTCCGGTGCGGGCGCGGCCGGTACGGCCATCCTCAAGCTGCTGATCGCCGCGGGCGTCAAGCACGCGGTCGTCGCCGACATCCACGGCGTCGTGCACGCGGGCCGTGCGGACCTGGTGGACGCCGCGCCCGGGACGCCGCTGCGCTGGATCGCCGACAACACCAACCCCGAGGGCGTCACCGGCACGCTCAAGGAAGCGGTCGCCGGCGCGGACGTGTTCATCGGTGTCTCGGCCCCGAACGTGCTCGGCGCGGACGATGTCGCGGCGATGGCGGAGGGCGCCATCGTGTTCGCGCTCGCGAACCCCGACCCCGAGATCGACCCGGCAATCGCCCGCCAGACGGCCGCAGTTGTGGCCACCGGCCGCTCGGACTTCCCCAACCAGATCAACAACGTGCTGGTCTTCCCGGGCGTCTTCCGCGGCCTGCTGGACGCTCAGTCCCGCACCGTCAACACCGAGATGATGCTCGCGGCCGCGACCGCGCTCGCGGACGTCGTGTCCGAGGACGAACTCAACCCGAACTACATCGTTCCGTCCGTCTTCAACGACAAGGTGGCGGGAGCGGTCGCGGGCGCGGTGCGCGAGGCGGCCAAGGCGGCAGTGGCGGCTGTGACAGGCCCCACGTCCGCCTGA
- a CDS encoding HU family DNA-binding protein, producing the protein MNRSELVAALADRAEVTRKDADAVLAALAETVGEVVAKGDEKVTIPGFLTFERTHRAARTARNPQTGDPIQIPAGYSVKVSAGSKLKEAAKGN; encoded by the coding sequence ATGAACCGCAGTGAGCTGGTGGCCGCGCTGGCCGACCGCGCCGAGGTGACCCGCAAGGACGCCGACGCCGTGCTGGCCGCTCTCGCCGAGACCGTCGGCGAGGTCGTCGCCAAGGGCGACGAGAAGGTCACCATCCCCGGCTTCCTGACCTTCGAGCGCACCCACCGTGCCGCTCGCACCGCTCGTAACCCGCAGACCGGCGACCCGATCCAGATCCCGGCCGGCTACAGCGTGAAGGTCTCCGCGGGCTCGAAGCTCAAGGAAGCCGCCAAGGGCAACTGA